The genomic interval GCACCATGCCTTCGGAGAAGTGAACGGCAAGAAAGGCGTCTGGGGCCACGCCATCGGCGGCATGGGCGCGATCACCCAGGCGATGGCGACGGCCGCCCGCGCGCGCGGCGCCGAGATCGAAACCGATGCCGGCGTGCGCGAAGTTATCGTCGAGCGCGGCCGCGCGACGGGTGTGGTCCTCGACGACGGACGAACGATCCGCGCAAAATATGTCGCTGCGAACGTCAACCCAAAACTGCTGTATACGCGGCTGCTGCCCGCCGGCGCACTCTCGGTCGCCTTTCTCAACCGCATCAAGACCTGGCGCAACGGCTCCGGGACGTTCCGGATGAACGTGGCGCTCGAAGCCCTCCCCTCGTTCTCCGCCTTGCCGGGCGCGGGCGACCATCTCAGCGCCGGCATCATCATCGCGCCCGGTCTCGAATACATGGACCGTGCCTGGCAGGACGCGCGACAGTTCGGCTGGAGTCGCGAGCCGGTGGTGGAGGTTTTGATCCCGTCGGTAATCGATGATTCACTCGCCCCGTCCGGCCGCCATGTGGCCAGCCTGTTCTGCCAGCATGTGGCGCCGCAGTTGCCCGACGGCGCGTCCTGGGATGACCATCGCGACGAGGTCGCCGACCTCATGATCGCGACCGTCGACCGCTACGCGCCGGGCTTTGCCGCCGGCGTGATCGGCCGGCAGATTCTGTCGCCGCTCGATCTCGAGCGCGAATTCGGACTGCTCGGCGGCGACATTTTTCATGGCGCGTTAACGCTGAACCAGTTGTTCTCGGCCCGACCGATGCTGGGCCATGCCGATTACCGGGGACCGCTGAAGGGTCTCTATCATTGTGGCTCCGGCGCGCATCCCGGCGGCGGCGTCACCGGCGCACCCGGCCATAACGCCGCACGCACGATCCTGCGAGACCACCGGGCGCTGTTCGCCCACCGTTAGAGCCTTTCCGCTTCTGATGGAATCAGAAGCTGGGCTCTATGATTTTGATTTAACGCGTTTTCTTCGCGCGAACCGGTATCCATCCTCGGGTCAAGCCCAAGGACATGCTTCGCTCGAAAACGTTTTAACCGGTCAGGCGATCAACAACACATAGACCGCCACCATCGGCGTCAGTCCGAGCACGACGGCGCTGATGCCGAATGCCCACATGATGTCTCTGACCGCGATCCCGGTTGTGCTTCCGGCCGACCGGATCTGATCGATGCCCTGCGATTCCATGACACCCCCGCATTCTGCTTGGAGGCATCGGTAGCGACAAACCTCTAAAAAACCTCGCCGCGATTCCGCTGGGATTTGAACACAGATGCTACCGGGGATTAACCCTCGCGGTTACCGCTGCAATTCGCGGCGAATCGTCCGCCTCCTGTCTGTGGATAAGACTATCGAAATCTTGTGTATAACTTGGTATCAGGCTGGGGAAAACCTGTGTATATCTCTGTGGAAAACCAGTGGATAACAATCTCAAAAAATCTGCAACAGCAGACCGGCGCCTGTTGAAGAATCCGTCTCTCCTGACCCTTTGCGGATTCCCACGGTGGCGCGACGCATTTTGTTCGCGGATTTACCGGCTCCAGCGCGCGGGCTGCCTTTTTGGCAATCTCGAACCGCTTCTTTGCCGTCATCCCCGCCTGCCGCGTCCTTCCGCCCATGCGTTTTCCATCGTCTAAGTTTCCGATTTGCACTAAAGCAGGTGCCTAGCGAAAGCAGGCAAGTACTGGGGGTCTATGTGCTGAATTTTGTTGGCAGGGTCTTTCTCACGGTCATTGTCCCGTTATACGGAGGCTACGTCGGCACATCCTTGAATACTTTTGACATCTACCTGGTCTTGGCCGCCTCATGGTCGCTGTGGGCCTACGGTCAACCGGGGCCCCGACAGCTTTGGCAAACGGGCGGCTGGGCCGGCGTCCTAAAAGGCTGGCTTCTCATGGCGGTTGCCGTTCTCCTGGTGGCTGGACCGGCCTACGGCGTCGGCTACCTCATCGCCAGAATGTCAAACTGAGACGCTACCGGACCCTGGCCCCTAAAACATCGGACTACCGATGACCAACGCCGTCACGCTGGCGACAAGCCGCGCCGCCTTCGCCATCGGCGAGGAACAGATCGCGCGGCGGGTCGTCGATCTCCTGACCGAGAGTCTCGATGACAGCGAGGCCGCCGTCGCCGCCTTCGAACGCAGCGACGGACGCTGGAGCGTCGCGGTACACTTCGCCGCCCCGCCGGATGAAGAGCGAATCCGCGCGCTGGTCGCGCTGGCCGCGGGCGACGACATCGCGCAAACTATCGTCTTCGATACCATCGCCGCCAGGGACTGGGTCGAGGCCAGCCTCGAAGGCCTGGTGCCGGTCGCCGCCGGCCGCTTCATCGTCCACGGCCGACATGATCGCGCACGCGTCCCGCCAAACAAGCTCGGCATCGAGATCGAGGCCGCGCTGGCGTTCGGCACCGGGCACCACGGCACCACGCGGGGTTGCCTGCTGCTGCTCGATCACGTGCTGCACGCCAAGATGCCAAGGCGCGTTCTCGATCTCGGCGCCGGCACCGGCGTTCTCGCCATCGCGGCGGCCAAATCTCTGCGGCGAAACGTGCTGGCCAGCGACATCGATCCGCGCTCAGTGATCGTGGCGAGAGAGAATGCCGTGTTGAACGGCGTCGGCAAGCTTGTCTGCTCGATCTGCGCGA from Nitrobacter sp. NHB1 carries:
- a CDS encoding phytoene desaturase family protein codes for the protein MSDTDVVIIGAGHNGLTCAAYLAMAGLRVKVVERRKVVGGAAVTEEFHPGFRNSVAAYTVSLLNPKVIADLRLHDHGLRIVERRAQNFLPAPDGRYLLTGEGRTAASVARLSERDAGALGDFMRELEEIADVIRQFVLRAPPNLVEGFGLNAAHEIVNAAGAAGILRGLSLEQKRSLLDLFTRSAGDMLDDRFETDLVKALFGFDSIVGNYASPYAAGSAYVMLHHAFGEVNGKKGVWGHAIGGMGAITQAMATAARARGAEIETDAGVREVIVERGRATGVVLDDGRTIRAKYVAANVNPKLLYTRLLPAGALSVAFLNRIKTWRNGSGTFRMNVALEALPSFSALPGAGDHLSAGIIIAPGLEYMDRAWQDARQFGWSREPVVEVLIPSVIDDSLAPSGRHVASLFCQHVAPQLPDGASWDDHRDEVADLMIATVDRYAPGFAAGVIGRQILSPLDLEREFGLLGGDIFHGALTLNQLFSARPMLGHADYRGPLKGLYHCGSGAHPGGGVTGAPGHNAARTILRDHRALFAHR
- a CDS encoding 50S ribosomal protein L11 methyltransferase, whose translation is MTNAVTLATSRAAFAIGEEQIARRVVDLLTESLDDSEAAVAAFERSDGRWSVAVHFAAPPDEERIRALVALAAGDDIAQTIVFDTIAARDWVEASLEGLVPVAAGRFIVHGRHDRARVPPNKLGIEIEAALAFGTGHHGTTRGCLLLLDHVLHAKMPRRVLDLGAGTGVLAIAAAKSLRRNVLASDIDPRSVIVARENAVLNGVGKLVCSICATGFSAPLFRARAPFDLVLANILANPLRQMAPAMATHLAPEAMVILSGLLPHQTRSVIAAYRAQGLVLIRPIQIDGWCSLLMQNRDSR